Within the Flavobacterium sp. CG_23.5 genome, the region GCATCGGGATTGAATGATATGCTATCGATTCCTTTTTCAACTAAAAACTGAGCATATTCGGGAATGTCGCTTGGAGCCTGTCCGCATAATCCCACTTTAATTTTGTTTCGTTTGGCCGCTCGAATGGTTTCAATTATTAAATGTTTGACTGCGGGATTTTGCTCATTGAATAGGCCGCTTACCAAGGAGGAATCCCGGTCGAGTCCAAGTGTGAGTTGTGTCAGGTCATTAGAACCAATAGAAAATCCATCAAATAGTTTGGCAAATTCATTGGCCAGTATTACGTTGCTTGGGATTTCAATCATAACATAGACTTCTAATCCATTTTCACCTTGGACTAAACCATTTGCTTTCATTTCGTCAAGCACTTTTTTTCCTTCTTCGATTGTTCGGCAAAAAGGGATCATTAGTTTTACATTATGAAGTCCCATTTGGTTTCGTACTTTTTTCATCGCTTCACATTCCAAGGCAAATCCTTTTCGATAAAAATCGCTGTAATAACGGGAAGAGCCCCGAAAACCAATCATCGGATTTTTCTCAACGGGTTCAAAGTATTTTCCGCCTATTAGATTAGCATATTCATTACTTTTAAAATCGCTCATTCGCACAATAACATCTTTGGGATAGAATGCGGCGGCAACAATAGAAACGGCTTCGGCCAGTTTGTCAACAAAATATTTTTTGCCATCTTCATAATCCTTGGTCAAATTTTTTATTTCAGTTTGAACGGCTATATCAGTTATTTTTTCGGGTTCGCATAGTGCGAGAGGATGAATTTTGATAGTATTCGAAATAGCAAATTCCACGCGCATTAAACCAATTCCTTTATTGGGATAATGACTCAATTCAAAGGCTCTTTCCGGATCAGCTAGGATTAGCATTGGTTCTGTAATAGGCATGGACAGGTTACTAAAATCTTGTTCTTTTATTTCCCATTTTAATTCACCATCATACACATTTCCTTCTTTTCCTTCGGCACAGGATACGGTGATTTGCTGCCCCGTTTTTATGGTCGAAGTTGCGTTCCCGCATCCGACGACTGCCACGGTTCCCAGTTCACGTGCCACAATTGCCGCATGACTGGTGCGTCCCCCTTTGTTTGTGACTATTGCCGAGGCTCTTTTCATTATTGGATCCCAATCAGGATTGGTGAAATCAGTAACTAAAATTTCGCCATCAAGTAACTGATTCCCTTCTTGGGTGTTTTGCAGGAGTCTGGCTTTTCCTGTCGCTATTTTGTCGCCAAGAGCAATTCCGTTGGTTAACAGCGTTCCTTTTTCTTTGAGTTGATAGATTTCTCGTACCAACTTATTTTCTCTCGCATGAACGGTTTCCGGGCGTGCTTGAACGATATAAAGTTGGCTATTGAAAGCGTCTTTTGCCCATTCAATATCCATTGCTTTTTTATAGTGTTTTTCAATTTCATAGCACCATTCTGAAAGCTGAATGACTTCTTGATTGGATAATGAAAACTGGTTTTGTTTTTCTAAAGAAGTTTCTGTGTTTACAATTGTTTTTTCTGCAGATTCAGAACTTGATTTTTCAGAATAAATCATTGTAAATTCTTTTCTTCCACACTGTTTTTTCAAGACTGGATTCAGTTCTTTATTTTCTAAAGTGGGTTTAAAAACCATCCATTCATCGGGTGTAACGGTTCCCTGAACAATATTTTCACCAAGACCCCAAATGCTGTTTATTATAATTACATTTTGAAATCCTGTGTCAGGATCAATGGTAAATGCCACGCCAGAAGCCGCTTTATCACTTCGCACCATTTGTTGAACTCCTACAGAAATGGCAACATCCAAATTTGCAAATCCCATGTCATGGCGGTATTTAATGGCTCGGTCGGTAAAGAGTGAAGCAAAGCAACGATGTACGGCATCCATTACTTGATTTTCACCGCTAATATTCAAGAACGATTGCATTTGTCCTGCAAAGCTGGCCGATGGTAAATCTTCGGAAGTGGCGCTACTACGCACCGCTACGCCAAGATTATTGATGCCACACTGTTCACTAAGAGACTGATAAGCGGTTTGAATTTCTATCTTAATTTCCTCAGGAATAGGCGCCGCTAAAATAAGAGCTCTTGCTTTCTCACCAATTACTGAGAGATTTGAATACTCTTTTGTATCTAATATGAATAATAAATCATTCAATGGTTTTTCTAATTTGTTTCGCTTACGAAATAGACGATATGCTTTAGCAGTGAGAGCAAATCCGTTAGGAATATTTATGCCTATAGGATTGAGTTGATTGTACATTTCTCCCAAAGAGGCATTTTTACCACCAACTTTGCTTATTGCATTGATGCTAATTTTTTTGAAAAACAAGATGTATTTATAATTTTCCATTCAGATATTTTTAAATAGTAACGAACTATTGATTTCTCAAAATAAGGCAACAGAACTATTTTTAGGACTAACTGTTTTTTTAGTTTTGAAAACATTGTTGTCCGATAAAAAATCACGGAACGTTTATTTTTCTATTTATTTTGGCACTTCACGAGGTTTTAGCCTGCTTTAGCTTGTTTTTGAGTACTGTCTTGAGAATTTGATAAATGAAAAAATATAATTTTTAGTTTCATTTATCGAATTTTATCCCGTAGCCAAATAATCATCAAACAAACCTAATTGAACATCGTCGTCCCCGTCGAGTTTCCATTGTTTTTCGGGACTTTCTAAAAATTTAGTTAGATGAATATAGTTGAATAAATGAATTCTACAAAAACTTACTAAATTTGAAAAAGACCATTGTCTCTTTAGACTTTTCTTTATAACTCCTAATAAGAGATTTACTATTAAGACGCAATAAATTTGAATTTTAATAGCATTTTCATTGTCTCCTAAGAAATATTTTAGCGGGAAATTTTGCTTGATTTGTTTGAATAACAATTCTATTTGCCACCTTATTTTATAAAGTGCCGCTATTGTGTCTGCTCTAAATTCAAACAAATTACTAATAAACTCAAAGCTTCTTTTGTGTTCTCTGTCATAGTATTTTATTTTTCTTAATTTCAATTTGGTTTTACCACTTTCATTATTTACTCCAACCTCAATAATTTCGTCTGATAAAACACCGCTGTGAATGTTCCCTGGAATGTCATTCTTTTGGGTTACTTCGTACTTTGCATTGTCTTTTATTCGAGTTACAAAACCTGTATTTTGTTCGGAAAAATGTGCAAAAGCCTTATAATCAATGTATCCTTTATCGAATATATAAACAGTATGTTCATCGCATTTTAGCTTTTCTAAAAACTGATGGTCGTGAGTTGTTGCAGGTGTAAACCAAACTAAATTGGGAACTTTTTCATCGGCATTTATCACAGTATGCGACTTGATTCCGCCCTTGCTTTTTCCGTCAGCAGACTTTCTTCCAACACACTTTAAGATGTCTTTAAACAGGCTTATTGTGGTGCTGTCAACAATTTTAATCTTTTTCCCTAAGGCTATCTCAATTCGACTGTCCGATAAAACAAAGCTATGTTTCTCGAGCAGATTGTTATAAATTTCTTGAAAAAATTCTACTTTTCTACCCTTGTTTGCGTCTGCCAAAGTACTCTTTTTGGGAAGATGATTAATTCGAACTGTTTCCTCTTTACCTGATAAACCTACCATTCCCCCAGAAACCTCACGCAATGAATTACACTTTTCTAAACAGCAAAAAACCATACTAAACAAATGATCCTTGCATTTGAAATGTTTGACATACCTATCTGAATCATACTTTTTAACTGCTTTGCTAATCATCGAATCATCTATTAAAGAAATCAGCTGTCCGAAAACAGATTTACTCGAAAAATACTTATTTTTACCCATCGTTATTTGAATTTTGCAACTCTAAATTACGATTATTTTAAGAAGCCATTAATTTGGCTTCTTTTTTATCGGACAACAATGTTTTGAAAACTAAAAAGCGAGTTGTCTATAAATAATTTTAAAATAAAAGGTCGATTTGAGGATTAAAATGAGAACGTGGTAGGTTTTCTCTTTTTGGTGAATCTGATATTGTAAATTTAGTCAAATAATGTTTTACAGGTAAAAAAAACGATATTTTTTAGAATTAATTTTTATTTAAATAATTGTTAAACAGTATGTTGTGATTTTTTTTTAAATTTTTGACAGTCATCGGATTTTTATGTTCGATTGTCGATTTTTTGGCCTTTTTCAGAAATGAAAAAAAATCCAGATTCCAATTTCTTTATTTTTTGGCATAAATAATTATTTAAATAAATCGATAGATTAAAGTTTTTATTTTGGGGATGTGTCCATCAATTGACAATATTTACAAAGCGACTACAGCTTTTTCAGGTTTAATTTTGAAGTATAATTTTTAAGACAAAATCGAAGAATAAAAGGGGTTGAAATTCTATTTGAATTTTTAAGAAACAGTGTAAAATACCTTAAAATTGGTAGGAAAAAAGAAATTCATCTTGTAGGTATAATAATTGTAGAAAAGTGCTTATTATACAAAATTAATTTTATTTTTGTGCATGTGCCCACTTAGTTCATGAATAGCTATTGCTTTGAAAATAAGTAAGAAATAGGAATGTCGAATAGCTTTGGAAACATCTAAAAAAGAATAAACCTCTATAAATGAAAAACCCAAAATCGCCACGAAATGAATATGATAGGCTTCAAGCCCTTGAAAGTTATTCAATTATGGACTCTTTACCTGAAAAGGAGTATGATTCCATTACTCAATTGGCTTCTTACATTTGCGGAACTCCCATAGCATTAGTTTCATTACTTGACGGCGAAAGACAATGGTTTAAATCAAGTGTTGGTTTAGGGATTGCAGAAACTCCAAGGGATATTTCTTTTTGCCAATATGCCATAATGGGAGAGGAGGTTTATGAAATTAATAACGCATCAGAAAACGAACTGTTTGCTAACAATCCTTTAGTGACAGGAGGTCCAAAAATTCAATTTTATGCCGGAGCACCGCTTCAGGATGTCAATGGGTTTAATTTAGGTTCGCTTTGTGTCATTGATACAGTACCCAGAATTCTTACTGATGAGCAAAAAAATGCTTTAACATTATTGGCTAATCAAGTGGTTTTACTGTTGGATTTGCGCAAGAAAAATATTGATCTTAAGACTTCCCAGCAGGAATTTCAGAATTTCATTGAACTCTCAAAAGATTTAGTTTGTATCGCTAATGTAGATGGAACATTCCTTAAAGTAAATCCGTCCTTTACGACTGTTTTGGGATATTCTAAAGAGGAACTAGTAGGTCAACCATTTGCTAATTTTATTCATCCGGATGATTTAGAAAAAACTTATAAAGAAGTTACTAGATTAGCAGAAGGACACAAAACAATCAGTTTTGAAAATCGGTACCGCTGTAAAAATGGCGAATATATAGTGTTAAGCTGGAATACATCTCCGGATCCAGTTTCTGGAAATTTATATTGTATTGCCAGGGACATGACTTTAGAGTATCAGCAAAAAGAGAAATTGGTTAAAACTAGTAGCGAATTATCGGCAATTCTTAATTCTACTGATTTTTCAATAATATCCTCTGATTTAGATGGAACGATTAAAGAATTCAATAGAGGAGCTGAGAAATTACTTGGATATCAATCTGAAGAAGTGGTAGGAAAGACTAGTCCATCTATTTTTCACTTATGGGATGAAGTAGTTAAACGAACAGAAGATTTAACAAAAGAATTTGGAGAAAATCTAGTTCCGGGTTATGACACATTTGTTCTGAACGCAAGAACATTAGGAGCTGCTGACTCAAATGAATGGACTTACGTGAGAAAAGACGGCAGTTTGATTCCTGTAGTTTTATCAGTTACTGCAATTAAGGACAATCAGGGTGAAATTGCTGGTTATTTAGGGATATCCAAGGATATTACTAAAGAAAAAGAAGCAGAATTAAATTTAATAAACAGCAACAAATTATTTGATGAATCGCAAAGTATCGCCAAAACGGGGAGCTGGAAATTTGATTTATTAACAAAGGATTTGATTTGGTCAAAAGGGAATTATAAAATTTTCGAATTTGAAGAATTACCTGCAAATAAGTTATACGATGCCTATCGAAAAATTCTTCGCCCAGAAGCCTTAGTTGAATTAGATAAAAAGATAGAAAAAAGCGTTACTACGGGGCAGGATTTTGAATTTCTTAACAATATTGAATTTTCGAATGACAGAGTAAAATACATTTTAACTTTAGGTCAGATTATTAAAAATGAATTTGGAGATGTAATAGGTGCCCAAGGAAGTACTCAGGATATTACTGAAAAAATGCTAGCAGAACAAAATTTAGTAAATAGCAATAAGTTATTAGATGAATCTCAAAGTATTGCTAAAATTGGAAGTTGGAAATTTAATTTAACCACGAAGGATTTGATGTTGTCTAAAGGACATTATACGATTTTTGAATTAGATGGAGTGCCAGCAGATCAATTATATATGGCATATCGCAGTAGAATCCTTCCTGAAGATTTAGCAAAACTGGATGAATTTGATGAAAATGTTATAAAAACAGGAGAAAATTATAAAACGGATTACAGAATTTTATTTCCGGATAATAGAATTAAATACATACAAGAAATAGGGCAGCCATTTAAAAATGAAAAAGGAGAGATAATTGGATTGCAGGGTTCTATTTTGGATATTACAGAAAAAGCACTTGCAGAACAAAAAATTGCAGAAAAAGCAAAAGAAATCAATGATATCAGATCCGCACTAGATGAGTCTACAATTGTAACAATTACAGATCAAAAAGGAGTAATTACTTTTGTAAATGATAAGTTTTGCTCAATTTCGCAGTATTCAAAAGAAGAACTTATTGGGCAATACCATTATGTTAACAACCCAGAATATCAATTAAATAAATTCATAAAAAATATCTGGAAAACCATTGCCAACGGAAAAGTTTGGAAGGGAGATATTAAAAACAGAGCAAAAGACGGTTCTTATTATTGGGTAGATTCTACAATTGTCCCATTTTTGGATAATGAAGGAAAACCGTATCAATATATAGCCATAAGTTCTGATATTACGGATCAAAAGTTAGCCAAGGAGAATTTAAATTTGGCCTTAACTACTCTTGAAAAAAAGAATAAAGAACTAGATCAGTTTGCCTATATCATTTCTCATGATCTTAAAGCCCCACTAAGAGCCATAAATAATCTTTCGGAATGGATTGTTGAAGATATGCCCGAGATGCCTGAAGCGGTAAATGCTAATTTTGGATTATTACGTGGTAGAATCTTGCGCATGGAGAATTTAATTAATGGGGTATTAGACTATTCGCGCATTGGTCGGACAAAAATAGAAAAGGAAACAACTGACTTGACTAAAATGTTAAATCAGATTGTTGATTCAATTGTTCCAACAGAAGGATTTGAAATTTACATTGCTGATAACATTCCAGAAATTAAAATTGCAAGAATATTGTTCCAACAGATATTCAGTAATCTGATCAGTAATGCAGTAAAGTATAATGATAAACCAATTGGAAAAATAGAATGCCTCTATGAATCTTTGCCTGATTTTCATCAATTTACCATAAAAGATAATGGACCTGGAATTGAGGAGGAATACCATAAAAAAGTATTCAAAGTTTTTCAAACCATTGAAGCACGGGATAAAAAAGAAAGTACCGGTATCGGATTATCAATCGTTCAAAAGATAATAGAAGAAGCAGGAGGAAGCATTCGCATAGAATCAAAAGAAAATAAAGGGGCGAGTTTTATTTTTACAATTCCTAAATCAATCTAAATGGCAGAAGCAGAGAAAAAATGTCAAGAAGAGTTATCAGCTCTTAAAAAAGAATATGAAGATTTTGTTTACATTGTTTCGCATGATATAAAAACACCCATGAGAGCGATTAGTAACATTGCAAAATGGATTGAAGATGATTTAGGTGCCGATATAAATATTGATGTTTTAAACAATTTTACTTTATTAAAGAATAGGGTAGGACGTCTAGAAAATATGTTGAACGCTTTGCTGGAACTCTCTAGAGTCAATCGTACTGAAATGGAGTTTTATGAAGTGAATATTCCCAAAATCGTGGAGGGATGTATTGCCTCTTTGGATAATAAACTAAATGTTACATTTCATGTGAATTATAATTTGTTAAGTGAAAACTGTGTTACCTTGGGAAAAAAATTGAATAAAGTTATTTTTAATTTACTCGATAATGCGGTTCGGTTTCACGATAAAGAAATAAAAAACGTATTTGTGGATGTTACTGAAAAAGAACTTGATTACGAATTAAAAATTAGTGATGATGGTCCTGGAATATCCACAGAATTAAAAGAGAGAATTTTTTCCATTTTCTATACCGTTAATTCAAAAGATGTTATAGATTCGACGGGTGCGGGATTAACAATTAGCAGTAAAATAATAGAAATGGTGGGTGGATCAATTCGATACATACCAGCCGAAAATAGCGGGTCAATTTTTCAAATTAATTGGCCAAAAAAAATAAACTTAAAAAATTAAAATTATGTTACAAAAATTAGTGAATATTCTATTAGTAGAAGATGATGAGGTTGACGTAATGAATGTAAAAAGAGCATTTACCAAAAACAATATCAAGAATGAACTTTATGTTGCCGGCAATGGAGTTGAAGCGCTAGATATGTTGCGTTCAGGTATTGTTCCTTTACCAAGAATCATTATTTTGGATATTAATATGCCAAAAATGAATGGTATTGAATTCCTAAAAGTCTTAAGAGAAGATGAAAATCTTAAAAATATATCCGTATTTGTTATGACTACTTCCAATGAGGATAGTGACAAGATTAATGCTTACAATCTGAATGTTGCCGGGTATATTTTGAAACCATTATCTTTCGAAAAATTCATTACATCAGTTGCTACCTTAAAGAATTTTTGGTCATTGTGTGAGATGTAATTTTTTTAATAATTAAAATCTATGATCAACTCAAACATTTTGTTAGTAGATAATTGTAAAACTTATTTTGAAAATGCTGTTAGGGCTTTTTCTGATATTGGTATACAATCTACTTTGCATTTTGCCGAAAGCGACATCGAAGCATGGTCAATGCTTACAGGCGACTTTAAGTTGTCGCCGCTGCCCAAAATTATGTTGATTGATATTAATGCTGAAGGTATTAATGGAATTGATTTAATAAGTAAAATTAGACTTGATTTTGAATTAAAATCAATTTTGATATTTGTGATAAGCAACATAAATAACGATGAAAATAAAATTGCTGCTCTAAACTTGAATATTGCTGGATATATGCAGAAACCGTTTGAAAATGGAGAAATTATTGATTTCTTCTCCACTTTGAATGAATACTGGCAAATTATCGAACTTTCAGGCGAAAAATAAAAAAAAAATATGGCTGTTACTTTAAATATACTGGTAATTGATGATGATAAAGTCGATACGGTCACTATAATTCGTTCTATATCTCACTCTGGAATAATAGCCAATGTGGAAAGTGCTTTCTCAGCTAAAGAAGGTATTGAAAAAATTAAATCATTTAATTATGACTTAATTTTTCTGGATTATATGATGCCCGACAGTGATGGTATTTCTTTTCTAAAAAAACTCAGAGATTTGGGTATAGAAACCCCAGTTATTTTTGTGACTTCACAAGGTGATGAAAAAATTGCTAGCCAGGCTATTTTAGGAGGTGCCTCAGATTATATTCCAAAAACCTTATTGACCCCCGATGGTGTTTCGCAAAGTATTAGAAATGCACTCAAGCTTCATGAAAGTCTTATTCTTCGTAAAAAGACGGAATTAGAGTTGAAAATAAATGCAAACAGGCTTTTTGAAGCACAGCAATTAGCTAAAATAGGAAGTTGGGAAATTAATCTCACTGATGGAGAAGTTTTTATTTCGGACCAATTCTATACTATTTTTGAAATTGACAAAGATAAGTCGCCGTCAATGACTCTATTGAAATCACGATTGATTAATGCAGATGACGTTGCACTCTTTGAAAAAAATCTGGATTATGTTAAGGAAAACAATTCCGAAGTGCAATTTACACATAGTTTAATTAGTAAAAACGGTACAATTAGATATATCAATGAATATATAAAATGCCTGAATGGAGAACTTAATGAACCACTCAAAATTTTAGGGACTATTCAAGATGTAAGTGACCAAAAAGAAATTGAAAGAGAATTAATAAAAGCCAAAGATTTAGCGGAGCAATCGACTCGTGTGAAAGAGCAGTTTCTGACTAATATGAGTCATGAAATTAGGACTCCGATGAATGGAATTATTGGATTTGCTAAAATTTTGGAAGGAACTAATTTAGATACTGAACAGAAACAAAGTGTAAATGCCATAAAAAGGGCTGGTAAAAATTTAATGGTTGTTATCAATGACATTCTTGACTTCTCTAAAATAGAAGCCGATAAAATGACATTTGAAGCAGTAGATTTTTCTTTGTCAAAAAATATAAAATCTGTAATCGAATTGCTTTCACCAATTGCAATAGGAAAAAAAATAAAACTTATTTTTGAGATTGACCCTCAAATAAATGATTTTTTGACTGGAGATCCTACAAGATTATCCCAAATTTTAATTAATCTAATTGGGAATGCCGTGAAATTTACGGACAAGGGGTATGTCGAACTAATTGTTTCCCAAGTGAAAGAAACAGAAACGGAAACTTTTTTACAATTTGCAATAATTGATACTGGTTTAGGAATTCCAGAAGATAAGATCGATTCTATTTTTGAAAGTTTTAATCAGGCTTCAAATGAAACGACAAGAAAATATGGAGGAACTGGTTTGGGACTTACCATTACTCGCAGACTTATTGAATTGCAAGGGGGATCAATAATGGTAGAAAGTGAGATTGAAAAAGGAAGCAAATTTTCATTTTTAATTCAATTTAAAAAGGCGCAAAATGGTATTGTTAAAACGGTAAAATTGAAAAAGGAGAAATTATCTCCTGATTTCCTGCAAAACATAAATATTCTGTTGGTTGAGGATAATGAACTGAACCAGCTTTTAGCAATTAAGGTGTTTGAAAAATTTGATAAAACGATTGATATCGCCGATAATGGAAAAATTGCAATAGATAAAATTGAAAAAAACAATTACGATATAATCTTGATGGACATTCAAATGCCAGAAATGGATGGTATTGAACTTACAAAGTACATACGGTCCAACTTAGGATCTAAATCAAAAACGCCAATTATAGCGTTAACAGCACACGCCACATTAGTCGAGAAAAAACGATGCTTAGATAGCGGGATGAATGATTACCTCTCTAAGCCTTTTGATTTCAATGAATTACTTAAAAAAATACACCAGAATTTAATGGATACTAACAGCAATATTTTTACGAACTCATTAAAACTAGATGAGCCTAATCAATCACTGATAGATCTCACTTATTTAAATGAATTTACTGAAGGAGACGCAACTTTTATTAGAGCGATGATAGATTTGTTTATGCAAAATCTCCCATTGTCGTTAGATATAATAGTAAAGGCCAATGAAACAGATGATATAAAAACTTTAAAAGCAGAAGTTCACAAATTGAAATCTTCCATTAGTTTAGTAGGAATTGATACTGCATCTAAAAGTATTGAGATTATTGAAAATGAGATTAGAACAAATCCTTTTGGGGAGATGAGAAAAAAGGAAGTTGTAAGATTCAATGAAATTTGTCTGAAAGCTTACTTAGAGTTAGAAGATATGTATAATAGTACTGCAAAATAGGAACTTTTTTGATACGATTGTGATGTCACTTTTTGAAAAAAGAACTTAATAATTAATGAATATCAAGTCTTATTTATACTCATTATTTAGATAAAAAGACTATTTTTGAAAAGTATCTTCTCCCAATTTTATAAATACAATACAACCATTTGCAGAGATTTATTTTTTGCATTTAAATAGTTAAAAAAATGAAAATTCTAATTGCCGAAGATGATGAAATGATGCTTAAAACTATGGAGTTTAAGCTGACCCGTGAAGGGTATGAAGTGATTTCATGCATTGATGGAAAAGAGGCTTTGGATAAAATATTTTCTGAAAACCCGGATCTAATCATTTCAGACATTGAGATGCCATTTGCGACTGGTCTTGATATTGTTAATAAAGTAAAAATGGAGTCTAAACTAGACATCCCAATAATTATTTTGTCTGCCGTAGGTTTAGAAAAAACGGTTTTAAAAGCTTTCGATCTGGGCGCTGATGATTTTATAACCAAACCATTTAGCCCTAATGAGTTGATTGTGAGAATTAAGAGGCTTCTCAATAAATAAAATTCGAATTTGTCACAACACAAAATCTACGGTCCTTGATCATTTGACTTAAAGCCGAAATTCCTATCAGCAGATTAATAGTAAATGTCTAAAACAATATTTCGTTTTGAATCGTCAATTCGTTTTTCAATTCGGGAATAATAGATGTCATTTATCATTGGACAACCAAAACTATAACCTATTGGCTTATCTTGTTCTTCATAAGGTACTTTTATATTTTTATGTAGCACAATATTTCGTGATATGGCATTATTATTTGTAGGGTCTAATCCATATAACTTATACGCTTTGCCGTATTGGCCATTGTAACTATTACCAATAGCGTATTTTCCCAATGAAGTGCAAAGGGAATTATTTTCATTGCTAAATTTTAATTTCCCTGCTGAATCAATTCTGGAACCAAAACCTTGAGTTACTAAACCCTGATCAATTATTTTATCATTTTTTAAATCGTATACAAAAAATCTGTTTTTTCCAGACATGATTTCCATATCGATAAAAAAAGCAATTTCATTATTATAATTAGGATTTTTGCTTACTAATTCCTTTAAACGTGCTACGTGTTGTAAAAGTTTTTTCTCCGCTAAATCATTTAATTCAGAAGTTTCAGAAGTTTTTTTCCCCAAATTTTTTGAAGAAATTGTAAAACTCAATAGTAGTGTTCCAATCAAAATTAAAGTAAAAACGATTCTTCTCATTTTGTTGCTTTTTAGATTTACATAAAATTTTCGTAGATTACTTCCAACTTCCTGTGGCTAAGTTGATTTGGGAAACAGTAGCCGTGTTTTTTTTACTTTACAAAGGTATCAAAAAGCAATTAATTCAACAAATGAAACCATTTTATGATCCGGTAATTAAAAGGAGCTTTTATTTGTTGGTACTAAACAAATCTTAGAATTATATCTAAAATTCACTGATAAAATGTTAATTATTGATTGTTATCTTTATGATTTTTAAATTTATAGGGTAAAGTGATAATTAATGTGGGGAACTGTTAAGTTTTTATGAAATAACGGTAAAGTAAGAGGAGTATCATAAAAAAGAATGTCAAAAATCTAAAAATTTAAGACAAGCAAGTGGCAATGATAATTGCATTTGAGTTTAAATTATCTCCTATTTATTTTACTTTGTGCCAATTTATTGCTGTGCAAAAACGAAGACAGAAAAATACCAATCAAGGCTCAAAAA harbors:
- the ppsA gene encoding phosphoenolpyruvate synthase, which translates into the protein MENYKYILFFKKISINAISKVGGKNASLGEMYNQLNPIGINIPNGFALTAKAYRLFRKRNKLEKPLNDLLFILDTKEYSNLSVIGEKARALILAAPIPEEIKIEIQTAYQSLSEQCGINNLGVAVRSSATSEDLPSASFAGQMQSFLNISGENQVMDAVHRCFASLFTDRAIKYRHDMGFANLDVAISVGVQQMVRSDKAASGVAFTIDPDTGFQNVIIINSIWGLGENIVQGTVTPDEWMVFKPTLENKELNPVLKKQCGRKEFTMIYSEKSSSESAEKTIVNTETSLEKQNQFSLSNQEVIQLSEWCYEIEKHYKKAMDIEWAKDAFNSQLYIVQARPETVHARENKLVREIYQLKEKGTLLTNGIALGDKIATGKARLLQNTQEGNQLLDGEILVTDFTNPDWDPIMKRASAIVTNKGGRTSHAAIVARELGTVAVVGCGNATSTIKTGQQITVSCAEGKEGNVYDGELKWEIKEQDFSNLSMPITEPMLILADPERAFELSHYPNKGIGLMRVEFAISNTIKIHPLALCEPEKITDIAVQTEIKNLTKDYEDGKKYFVDKLAEAVSIVAAAFYPKDVIVRMSDFKSNEYANLIGGKYFEPVEKNPMIGFRGSSRYYSDFYRKGFALECEAMKKVRNQMGLHNVKLMIPFCRTIEEGKKVLDEMKANGLVQGENGLEVYVMIEIPSNVILANEFAKLFDGFSIGSNDLTQLTLGLDRDSSLVSGLFNEQNPAVKHLIIETIRAAKRNKIKVGLCGQAPSDIPEYAQFLVEKGIDSISFNPDALINGIENILKAESKHEEKRNEILNILTHGNNF
- a CDS encoding IS4 family transposase, with product MGKNKYFSSKSVFGQLISLIDDSMISKAVKKYDSDRYVKHFKCKDHLFSMVFCCLEKCNSLREVSGGMVGLSGKEETVRINHLPKKSTLADANKGRKVEFFQEIYNNLLEKHSFVLSDSRIEIALGKKIKIVDSTTISLFKDILKCVGRKSADGKSKGGIKSHTVINADEKVPNLVWFTPATTHDHQFLEKLKCDEHTVYIFDKGYIDYKAFAHFSEQNTGFVTRIKDNAKYEVTQKNDIPGNIHSGVLSDEIIEVGVNNESGKTKLKLRKIKYYDREHKRSFEFISNLFEFRADTIAALYKIRWQIELLFKQIKQNFPLKYFLGDNENAIKIQIYCVLIVNLLLGVIKKSLKRQWSFSNLVSFCRIHLFNYIHLTKFLESPEKQWKLDGDDDVQLGLFDDYLATG
- a CDS encoding PAS domain S-box protein, producing MKNPKSPRNEYDRLQALESYSIMDSLPEKEYDSITQLASYICGTPIALVSLLDGERQWFKSSVGLGIAETPRDISFCQYAIMGEEVYEINNASENELFANNPLVTGGPKIQFYAGAPLQDVNGFNLGSLCVIDTVPRILTDEQKNALTLLANQVVLLLDLRKKNIDLKTSQQEFQNFIELSKDLVCIANVDGTFLKVNPSFTTVLGYSKEELVGQPFANFIHPDDLEKTYKEVTRLAEGHKTISFENRYRCKNGEYIVLSWNTSPDPVSGNLYCIARDMTLEYQQKEKLVKTSSELSAILNSTDFSIISSDLDGTIKEFNRGAEKLLGYQSEEVVGKTSPSIFHLWDEVVKRTEDLTKEFGENLVPGYDTFVLNARTLGAADSNEWTYVRKDGSLIPVVLSVTAIKDNQGEIAGYLGISKDITKEKEAELNLINSNKLFDESQSIAKTGSWKFDLLTKDLIWSKGNYKIFEFEELPANKLYDAYRKILRPEALVELDKKIEKSVTTGQDFEFLNNIEFSNDRVKYILTLGQIIKNEFGDVIGAQGSTQDITEKMLAEQNLVNSNKLLDESQSIAKIGSWKFNLTTKDLMLSKGHYTIFELDGVPADQLYMAYRSRILPEDLAKLDEFDENVIKTGENYKTDYRILFPDNRIKYIQEIGQPFKNEKGEIIGLQGSILDITEKALAEQKIAEKAKEINDIRSALDESTIVTITDQKGVITFVNDKFCSISQYSKEELIGQYHYVNNPEYQLNKFIKNIWKTIANGKVWKGDIKNRAKDGSYYWVDSTIVPFLDNEGKPYQYIAISSDITDQKLAKENLNLALTTLEKKNKELDQFAYIISHDLKAPLRAINNLSEWIVEDMPEMPEAVNANFGLLRGRILRMENLINGVLDYSRIGRTKIEKETTDLTKMLNQIVDSIVPTEGFEIYIADNIPEIKIARILFQQIFSNLISNAVKYNDKPIGKIECLYESLPDFHQFTIKDNGPGIEEEYHKKVFKVFQTIEARDKKESTGIGLSIVQKIIEEAGGSIRIESKENKGASFIFTIPKSI
- a CDS encoding sensor histidine kinase yields the protein MAEAEKKCQEELSALKKEYEDFVYIVSHDIKTPMRAISNIAKWIEDDLGADINIDVLNNFTLLKNRVGRLENMLNALLELSRVNRTEMEFYEVNIPKIVEGCIASLDNKLNVTFHVNYNLLSENCVTLGKKLNKVIFNLLDNAVRFHDKEIKNVFVDVTEKELDYELKISDDGPGISTELKERIFSIFYTVNSKDVIDSTGAGLTISSKIIEMVGGSIRYIPAENSGSIFQINWPKKINLKN